A region from the Haloarcula limicola genome encodes:
- a CDS encoding MATE family efflux transporter produces the protein MTARDGVRALAERVGALFKGQEELDLTSGPIGKPLLYLSFPIVVTNLLQVAYNLADTFWLGQYSTTALAAISFAFPMIFLLISLGMGLSVAGSVLVAQHTGADEPEKAEYAASQTLTFAVTASLLLGAVGFFFVKDFLSLLGASQQILPGATGYLQVVSLGLSTMFGFFVFISLMRGSGDTITPMLVMFGTVLLNIALDPFLIFGWGPLPELGVVGAAVATVFSRGLAFAVGVAIMLRGNRGIRVRPGDMVPDFEYLGKLLRLGVPASVEGTGRALSVNAMLFIVGTFSVTVVAAFGVGIRVFSLVFMPAIAMDRGVETMTGQNLGADRPDRAAEANHFAAKFSFVVLTAIGVVTIFAAPAVVGVFSDDPDVVGIGAEFLQWVAPTFGFIGIIRAYSGGFRGAGKTLVSAALAVLMLGVIRLPIAWVASRPVAVPAWLGEWVVDLFAASLAEQGIWLSFGVSNVLAAGIALAWFLRGTWREADPRTDAEPAIADD, from the coding sequence GTGACGGCCCGCGATGGAGTGCGGGCCCTCGCCGAACGCGTCGGGGCGCTGTTCAAGGGCCAGGAGGAGTTGGACCTCACGAGCGGCCCAATCGGGAAGCCGCTGCTCTATCTCTCCTTTCCCATCGTCGTGACGAACCTGCTACAGGTCGCGTACAACCTCGCCGACACGTTCTGGCTGGGCCAGTACAGCACGACGGCGCTGGCGGCCATCTCCTTCGCGTTCCCGATGATCTTCCTGCTCATCTCGCTGGGGATGGGCCTGTCGGTGGCCGGTAGCGTTCTCGTCGCCCAGCACACCGGGGCCGACGAACCGGAGAAAGCGGAGTACGCCGCCTCGCAGACGCTCACTTTCGCGGTCACGGCGTCGCTGCTACTGGGCGCGGTCGGCTTCTTCTTCGTCAAGGACTTCCTGTCGCTTCTGGGGGCCTCACAGCAGATCCTACCCGGCGCGACGGGTTACCTGCAGGTCGTCTCGTTGGGCCTCTCGACGATGTTCGGCTTCTTCGTGTTCATCTCGCTGATGCGCGGGTCCGGCGACACGATCACGCCGATGCTCGTGATGTTCGGCACCGTCCTCCTCAACATCGCCCTGGACCCGTTCCTCATCTTCGGGTGGGGGCCGCTCCCCGAACTGGGCGTCGTCGGCGCGGCCGTCGCCACCGTCTTCTCGCGGGGACTGGCCTTCGCCGTCGGCGTCGCCATCATGCTGCGGGGGAACCGCGGCATCCGCGTCCGGCCGGGCGACATGGTGCCGGACTTCGAGTACCTCGGGAAGCTACTGCGGCTGGGCGTCCCGGCCTCCGTCGAGGGGACCGGGCGGGCGCTGTCGGTCAACGCGATGCTGTTCATCGTCGGGACGTTCTCGGTCACCGTCGTCGCCGCCTTCGGCGTCGGCATCCGCGTGTTCTCGCTGGTGTTCATGCCCGCCATCGCCATGGACCGGGGCGTCGAGACGATGACCGGCCAGAACCTCGGGGCGGACCGCCCCGACCGCGCCGCGGAGGCGAACCACTTCGCGGCGAAGTTCTCCTTCGTCGTCCTCACCGCCATCGGCGTCGTCACCATCTTCGCCGCGCCGGCGGTCGTCGGCGTGTTCAGCGACGACCCCGACGTGGTCGGGATCGGCGCGGAGTTCCTCCAGTGGGTCGCCCCGACCTTCGGATTCATCGGCATCATCCGGGCCTATTCCGGCGGATTCCGAGGAGCGGGCAAGACGCTCGTGTCGGCGGCGCTGGCCGTGCTGATGCTCGGCGTCATCCGCCTGCCGATCGCCTGGGTCGCCTCCCGGCCGGTCGCGGTGCCGGCGTGGCTCGGGGAGTGGGTCGTCGACCTCTTCGCGGCGTCGCTCGCGGAACAGGGAATCTGGCTCTCGTTCGGCGTCTCGAACGTGCTCGCCGCCGGCATCGCGCTGGCGTGGTTCCTGCGGGGGACGTGGCGCGAGGCCGACCCGCGGACGGACGCCGAACCGGCCATCGCCGACGACTGA
- a CDS encoding TetR/AcrR family transcriptional regulator, with the protein MSDGDTGEEIMAATYRALCANGYADLTMQDIADESGKSKAALHYHYDSKHDLLCAFLEYLYDGFVERTSGVAGENAYERLVAFVDAVLDRPDDDSEQFGTAILEIRAQAPYEPGFRERLTEFDEYLAGELEAILEAGVEDGTFDPEMDAEDTARFLVTVLTGAATERVTSGRSVECTRRMLTEYVETHLLTDRTREVET; encoded by the coding sequence ATGAGCGACGGCGACACCGGCGAAGAGATCATGGCCGCGACGTACCGCGCCCTCTGTGCCAACGGATACGCCGATCTGACGATGCAGGACATCGCGGACGAGTCGGGAAAGAGCAAGGCGGCGCTACATTACCACTACGACAGCAAACACGACCTGCTGTGTGCCTTTCTGGAATATCTCTACGACGGCTTCGTCGAGCGCACGTCGGGCGTCGCCGGCGAGAACGCCTACGAGCGGCTGGTCGCGTTCGTCGACGCGGTGCTCGACAGACCGGACGACGACAGCGAGCAGTTCGGGACCGCGATCCTCGAGATCCGCGCACAGGCACCCTACGAGCCGGGGTTCCGCGAGCGCCTGACGGAGTTCGACGAGTACCTCGCGGGCGAACTGGAGGCGATCCTCGAAGCGGGCGTCGAGGACGGGACCTTCGACCCGGAGATGGACGCCGAGGACACCGCCCGCTTCCTCGTGACGGTGCTGACCGGCGCGGCCACCGAGCGCGTCACCTCGGGGCGCTCGGTCGAGTGCACCCGGCGGATGCTCACGGAGTACGTCGAGACGCACCTCCTCACGGACCGCACGCGGGAGGTCGAGACGTGA
- the lrp gene encoding HTH-type transcriptional regulator Lrp: MTYENLDRELVNALLGDGRASLRSLGEDLDVSVTTVSNHLSDLEDDGIINGYTPKVDYGALGYDVTAIIQLKVEGSSLPDVTESLRNHKQMVSVYEVTGDYDIIAIGKFSDTDGMNAQIKELLTDPEIKESNTSVVLNTASENEQFDLDLE, encoded by the coding sequence ATGACGTACGAAAATCTCGACCGTGAGTTGGTGAATGCCCTTCTGGGGGACGGCCGCGCGAGCCTGCGAAGCCTCGGTGAGGACTTAGACGTCTCCGTGACGACGGTCTCGAACCACCTCTCGGACCTAGAGGACGACGGGATCATCAACGGCTACACACCGAAAGTCGATTACGGCGCGCTGGGATACGACGTGACGGCCATCATCCAGCTGAAAGTCGAGGGGTCCTCGCTCCCGGACGTGACGGAGAGTCTCAGGAACCACAAGCAGATGGTCTCGGTCTACGAGGTCACCGGCGACTACGACATCATCGCCATCGGGAAGTTCTCCGATACGGACGGGATGAACGCCCAGATCAAGGAGCTGCTGACCGACCCCGAGATCAAGGAGTCGAACACGTCGGTCGTGTTGAACACGGCCAGCGAGAACGAGCAGTTCGACCTCGACCTCGAATAG
- the glnA gene encoding type I glutamate--ammonia ligase, with amino-acid sequence MTSELSDEAQSVLDEIEEQNVDFLRLQFTDILGTVKNVSITADQAEKAFSEGIYFDGSSIDGFVRIQESDMRLEPDPETFAVLPWRENVEGGSSARLICDVFDTSTGQPFSGDPRGVLKRAIDRAEEMGYTVNAAPEPEFFLFEEDEDGHATTKTNDAGGYFDLAPKDLASDVRRDIIYGLEAMDFDIEASHHEVAQGQHEINFTYDDALSTADNVATFRSVVRAIAAEHDLHATFMPKPIARINGSGMHTHMSLFTEDGENAFHDDDDEFNLSETAKSFTAGILEHAPAITAVANPTVNSYKRLVPGYEAPVYVAWSDRNRSALIRKPAARTPAASRVELRSPDPSCNPYLMFAAMIHAGLDGIEQDMECEDPVRENIYEFDEEKREEYGIQTLPSNLGEAIDALEADETVQDALGEHVYENFVEAKRQEFQEYLVDVSDWELEQYLEKF; translated from the coding sequence ATGACAAGCGAACTCTCAGACGAGGCACAGAGCGTACTCGACGAGATCGAAGAGCAGAACGTCGACTTCCTCCGGCTGCAGTTCACGGACATCCTCGGGACGGTCAAGAACGTCTCCATCACGGCGGACCAGGCCGAGAAGGCCTTCAGCGAAGGCATCTACTTCGACGGCTCCTCCATCGACGGCTTCGTTCGCATCCAGGAGTCGGACATGCGTCTCGAACCCGACCCCGAGACCTTCGCCGTCCTCCCGTGGCGCGAGAACGTCGAGGGGGGTTCCAGCGCTCGCCTCATCTGTGACGTCTTCGATACGTCGACCGGCCAGCCGTTCTCCGGCGACCCGCGCGGCGTCCTCAAGCGGGCCATCGACCGCGCCGAGGAGATGGGTTACACCGTCAACGCCGCCCCCGAACCGGAGTTCTTCCTCTTCGAGGAGGACGAGGACGGCCACGCCACGACGAAGACCAACGACGCCGGCGGCTACTTCGACCTCGCGCCGAAGGACCTCGCGAGCGACGTCCGCCGCGACATCATCTACGGCCTCGAAGCGATGGACTTCGACATCGAGGCCTCCCACCACGAGGTCGCACAGGGCCAGCACGAGATCAACTTCACGTACGACGACGCCCTGTCGACGGCCGACAACGTCGCCACCTTCCGCTCGGTCGTCCGGGCCATCGCGGCCGAACACGACCTGCACGCGACGTTCATGCCCAAGCCCATCGCCCGCATCAACGGGTCGGGCATGCACACGCACATGTCGCTGTTCACCGAGGACGGCGAGAACGCCTTCCACGACGACGACGACGAGTTCAACCTGAGCGAGACGGCCAAGAGCTTCACCGCCGGCATCCTCGAACACGCGCCCGCCATCACCGCCGTCGCCAACCCGACGGTCAACTCCTACAAGCGCCTGGTCCCCGGCTACGAGGCCCCCGTCTACGTCGCCTGGTCCGACCGCAACCGCTCGGCGCTCATCCGCAAGCCGGCCGCCCGCACGCCGGCCGCCTCGCGCGTCGAACTCCGCTCGCCGGACCCGTCCTGTAACCCCTACCTCATGTTCGCGGCGATGATCCACGCCGGTCTGGACGGCATCGAACAGGACATGGAGTGCGAGGACCCGGTCCGCGAGAACATCTACGAGTTCGACGAGGAGAAGCGCGAGGAGTACGGCATCCAGACGCTCCCGAGCAACCTCGGCGAGGCCATCGACGCCCTCGAAGCCGACGAGACCGTCCAGGACGCGCTGGGCGAACACGTCTACGAGAACTTCGTCGAGGCCAAGCGCCAGGAGTTCCAGGAGTACCTCGTCGACGTCTCCGACTGGGAACTCGAACAGTACCTCGAGAAGTTCTGA
- a CDS encoding YihY/virulence factor BrkB family protein, protein MASNRAVSVVRDLVRTVREQQVSFLAAGIAYYMFVSLLPFLLLSLVVGSFFGGEAFAARVVAAVGDALSPTAAELLADALTSAVGRGGATVLGLATTVWGTLKVLRGLDVAFSRMYGTTEANTFLDSITDALSALFGIGLALVGLAVIASLGGLFGVEVALSGLALVPILTVAFLPLYYVFPDHRLTIREAVPGSAFAALGWTVLATGFGVYAAAAGSFQLYGVIGGVLLLVTWFYFAGQILLVGAALNAVLAGVPDRQLQQEPTRRSGRAMSEDADRASGETPPPDGASTTGSRERGVEDLSDEELAQLREEFESFRDDVEDRTLHRDEVREDLRRYVRRRMRRGHARGWGPYVVLLYGTVMTMAAFYWLSGLWAVLSMLVVWLSTLGLYVMMLLTGITFRATGLPGRVIDRVRDWRS, encoded by the coding sequence GTGGCCAGCAACCGCGCCGTCTCCGTCGTCCGCGACCTCGTTCGCACAGTCCGGGAACAGCAGGTGTCGTTTCTGGCGGCCGGCATCGCCTACTACATGTTCGTCTCGCTGTTGCCGTTTCTCCTCCTCTCGCTCGTCGTCGGCTCCTTCTTCGGCGGCGAGGCGTTCGCAGCGCGGGTCGTCGCGGCCGTCGGGGACGCGCTGTCGCCGACGGCGGCCGAACTGCTTGCGGACGCGCTCACCAGCGCCGTCGGGCGGGGCGGAGCGACGGTGCTGGGGCTCGCGACGACCGTCTGGGGCACGCTCAAGGTGCTTCGCGGTCTCGACGTGGCCTTCTCGCGGATGTACGGGACGACCGAGGCGAACACGTTCCTCGACTCTATCACGGACGCGCTGTCGGCGCTGTTCGGCATCGGACTGGCGCTCGTTGGGCTCGCGGTTATCGCCTCGCTCGGGGGGCTGTTCGGCGTCGAGGTAGCGCTCTCCGGACTCGCGCTGGTCCCGATACTCACCGTCGCGTTCCTCCCGCTGTACTACGTCTTTCCGGACCACAGACTGACGATCCGGGAGGCCGTTCCGGGCTCGGCGTTCGCCGCCCTCGGCTGGACCGTGTTGGCGACGGGGTTCGGCGTCTACGCCGCCGCCGCGGGGAGCTTCCAGCTCTACGGCGTCATCGGCGGCGTGCTCCTGCTGGTGACGTGGTTCTACTTCGCCGGCCAGATCCTGCTCGTGGGGGCGGCGCTCAACGCGGTGCTGGCCGGCGTCCCGGACCGGCAACTACAACAGGAACCGACCCGACGTTCCGGCAGAGCGATGAGTGAGGACGCCGACCGAGCATCCGGTGAGACGCCACCGCCAGACGGGGCGAGCACGACTGGCTCCCGCGAGCGCGGTGTCGAGGACCTGTCCGACGAGGAACTCGCCCAGCTGCGCGAGGAGTTCGAGTCGTTCCGCGACGACGTCGAGGACCGGACCCTCCACCGCGACGAGGTCAGGGAGGACCTCCGCCGGTACGTCCGTCGGCGGATGCGCCGGGGCCACGCCCGCGGCTGGGGTCCGTACGTCGTGTTACTGTACGGCACGGTGATGACGATGGCCGCGTTCTACTGGCTCTCGGGGCTGTGGGCGGTCCTCTCGATGCTGGTGGTCTGGCTCTCGACGCTCGGGCTGTACGTGATGATGCTACTGACCGGGATCACCTTCCGCGCGACGGGACTGCCCGGACGGGTCATCGACCGGGTCCGCGACTGGCGGAGCTGA
- a CDS encoding MATE family efflux transporter, whose amino-acid sequence MPSRYNPVRGLLLSVGGLLSRAGLVERDRIARATDLAWPRIVTGLARMSKSTADVAMVGLALGQVAIAGVGFAAPFWGLAFALGGGVGGGTIGMVSQRFGADAREELGLTVTTSAAVVVAVTLPLTAAFWYAPGTLIGLVGSGADAVAYGEQYLRTLAVGVPFAALNLVGSRTLVGADDAYSPMILRGGGAVVNVVLNAVLIFGLGMGVVGAAVGTVIANVLVTAALAVGLVRGGLPGLDFPVRIPLSRPFVDASLARDLASVASPLVGSNLARTGAQFPRLFIVGLFGPTVVSAYVVALRVRALLDTPNWGLSLASSSLVGQALGENDESDATRWAQTVFRLGVGVYVAVALGLAPFSRQISRLFVEDAAGLGLVTTFVAVACLTVVFRGVDGGATGPLRASGDTRWPFYSQLAGMYLFALPIAYAGVSVPAIGVSALYASMLAETAVPAAVTYHRFRSGAWRAVSRSYRPDAALDD is encoded by the coding sequence TACAACCCCGTCCGCGGCCTCCTCCTGTCGGTTGGCGGCCTGCTCTCGCGTGCGGGACTGGTCGAGCGCGACCGAATCGCGCGGGCGACGGACCTCGCGTGGCCCCGCATCGTCACCGGTCTCGCTCGGATGTCGAAGTCGACGGCCGACGTGGCGATGGTCGGGCTCGCGCTGGGCCAGGTCGCCATCGCCGGCGTCGGGTTCGCCGCGCCCTTCTGGGGACTGGCGTTCGCATTGGGCGGCGGCGTCGGCGGGGGGACCATCGGGATGGTCTCCCAGCGCTTCGGCGCGGACGCCCGCGAGGAACTGGGGCTGACGGTGACGACCAGCGCCGCCGTCGTCGTCGCCGTCACGCTGCCGCTGACGGCGGCGTTCTGGTACGCTCCGGGGACGCTGATCGGCCTCGTCGGGTCGGGAGCCGACGCGGTCGCCTACGGCGAGCAGTACCTCAGAACGCTCGCCGTCGGCGTGCCGTTCGCGGCGCTGAACCTCGTCGGCAGCCGGACCCTCGTCGGCGCGGACGACGCCTACTCGCCGATGATACTCCGGGGCGGCGGCGCGGTGGTCAACGTCGTCCTCAACGCCGTCCTCATCTTCGGGCTGGGGATGGGCGTCGTCGGCGCGGCCGTCGGGACCGTCATCGCCAACGTCCTCGTCACCGCGGCGCTGGCCGTCGGCCTCGTTCGCGGCGGGCTCCCCGGACTCGACTTCCCGGTCCGGATCCCGCTCTCGCGGCCGTTCGTCGACGCGTCGCTGGCCCGCGACCTCGCGTCGGTGGCGTCGCCGCTCGTCGGGTCTAACCTCGCCCGCACCGGAGCGCAGTTCCCCCGGCTGTTCATCGTCGGCCTGTTCGGTCCGACCGTCGTCTCGGCGTACGTCGTCGCCCTCCGCGTGCGCGCCCTGCTCGACACGCCGAACTGGGGACTCAGTCTCGCCTCCAGCAGCCTCGTCGGCCAGGCGCTCGGCGAGAACGACGAATCCGACGCGACGCGGTGGGCACAGACCGTCTTCCGCCTCGGCGTCGGCGTCTACGTGGCCGTCGCCCTCGGGCTCGCGCCCTTCTCCCGGCAGATAAGCCGGCTGTTCGTCGAGGACGCCGCCGGACTGGGCCTCGTGACGACGTTCGTCGCCGTCGCCTGTCTCACCGTCGTCTTCCGGGGCGTCGACGGCGGCGCGACCGGCCCGCTCCGAGCCAGCGGCGACACGCGCTGGCCGTTCTACTCCCAGCTCGCCGGGATGTACCTGTTCGCGCTCCCCATCGCCTACGCGGGCGTCTCGGTCCCCGCGATCGGTGTCTCGGCGCTGTACGCCTCGATGCTCGCCGAGACGGCCGTCCCCGCCGCCGTCACGTACCACCGCTTCCGGTCGGGGGCGTGGCGCGCCGTGAGCCGCTCGTATCGGCCCGACGCCGCCTTGGACGACTGA